Proteins encoded within one genomic window of Ranitomeya variabilis isolate aRanVar5 chromosome 4, aRanVar5.hap1, whole genome shotgun sequence:
- the FXYD2 gene encoding sodium/potassium-transporting ATPase subunit gamma has product MWLLTLIGARRWLASRSPNTGYDLAGDTSERFFYDYEAVRRGGLIFAAIAFVVGLLVIFSGRFRCGRKKQLGRAMADDM; this is encoded by the exons ATGTG GCTGCTCACCCTGATCGGTGCGAGGCGTTGGCTGGCATCACGGAGTCCAAACACAGGCTACG ATCTGGCAGGAGATACATCGGAAAGATTCTTCTATG ATTATGAGGCTGTCCGGCGCGGGGGTCTCATCTTTGCCGCCATAGCGTTTGTGGTGGGGCTGCTGGTCATCTTCA GTGGCAGATTCCGCTGTGGAAGGAAAAAGCAGCTTGG cagagccatggctgatgatatgtgA